The Polyodon spathula isolate WHYD16114869_AA chromosome 23, ASM1765450v1, whole genome shotgun sequence genome has a window encoding:
- the LOC121297774 gene encoding U3 small nucleolar RNA-interacting protein 2-like isoform X1: MSSFFIKKKGNTKPDKKAESGTKRKASANGEGKGRAKKMTSRHNEEISSDSEPDSPAVEKKVRVPEDEEIEETAQEKKLRLAKLYLEQLREEEEEKAEQEDFEKDLIAGRLQEDVLEQRGKLQRFVAKDYQPPDIADIRLLRGHQLPVTCLVISPDDKQVFSAAKDCSIIKWEVESGKKLHTIAGGRKGTEDRHVGHTAHILCMAISSDGKYLATGDRNKLIMIWEAVPCKHLYTFTGHRDAVSGLSFRKGTHQLYSASHDRSIKVWNVDENAYVETLFGHQDVITGLDSLSRERCVTTGGRDRTVRVWKIAEESQLVFNGHEGSIDCIQLINEEHMVTGADDGSIAVWSVGKKKPLVTVKQAHGCHGDGGLEQPYWISSVAALQNSDTVASGSNNSKVQLWKCGEGFRNLQPLFSIPLTGFVNSLKFSNSGNFLVAGVGQEHRLGRWWRIKEAKNGLYIIPLKKQNSEQDITRSK; the protein is encoded by the exons ATGTCTTCTTTCTTTatcaaaaagaaaggaaatacCAAACCTGACAAAAAAGCAGAAAGTGGAACAAAACGAAAG GCTTCTGCAAATGGAGAGGGAAAAGGGCGAGCCAAGAAAATGACTTCCAGACATAATGAAGAGATCTCCAGTGACTCTGAACCTGACAG CCCTGCAGTGGAAAAGAAAGTGAGAGTCCCAGAAGATGAAGAGATTGAGGAGACGGCCCAGGAAAAGAAGTTGCGGTTGGCTAAACTCTACCTTGAACAGTTGAGAGAAGAGG AAGAGGAAAAGGCAGAGCAGGAAGATTTTGAGAAAGATCTAATTGCTGGCAGACTCCAGGAAGATGTG CTGGAACAGAGAGGAAAACTCCAGCGATTTGTTGCCAAAGAC TATCAGCCTCCTGATATTGCCGATATCCGCTTGCTGAGGGGCCACCAACTGCCTGTCACCTGTCTTGTCATCTCGCCTGACGATAAGCAAGTTTTTTCAGCTGCTAAAGACTGCTCAATTATTAAAT GGGAAGTTGAGAGTGGAAAGAAGCTTCACACAATTGCTGGAGGGAGGAAGGGGACAGAGGACAGACATGTTGGGCACACGGCACACATCCTCTGTATGGCAATATCCTCTGATGGCAAATACCTG GCTACAGGTGACAGAAACAAGTTAATAATGATCTGGGAGGCAGTACCTTGTAAACACCTCTACAcgttcacaggtcacagagacgCAGTGTCG GGCTTGTCGTTCAGGAAAGGTACGCACCAATTATACAGTGCCTCACATGACCGCTCTATCAAAGTGTGGAATGTTGATGAAAATGCCTACGTGGAAACACT ATTTGGCCACCAAGACGTGATCACCGGTCTGGACAGTCTGAGCAGAGAGCGCTGCGTGACGACAGGGGGTCGCGATCGGACAGTCAGGGTCTGGAAAATTGCAGAAGAGTCCCAACTAGTTTTTAATGGCCATGA GGGATCTATTGACTGTATCCAATTAATAAATGAAGAGCATATGGTAACTGGAGCAGACGATGG GTCAATTGCTGTGTGGAGTGTTGGCAAGAAGAAACCTCTGGTCACAGTGAAGCAGGCCCATGGTTGCCATGGGGATGGAGGCCTGGAGCAGCCATATTGGATCTCTTCAGTGGCAGCACTTCAGAATAGTGATACTGTAGCTTCAG gTTCCAACAATTCAAAGGTTCAGCTATGGAAATGTGGAGAAGGTTTTCGCAATTTACAACCTCTCTTCAGTATTCCCCTG ACTGGTTTTGTGAACAGCCTAAAATTCTCAAACTCAGGAAATTTTCTTGTAGCTGGGGTCGGGCAAGAGCACAG attAGGCAGATGGTGGAGGATAAAAGAAGCCAAGAATGGACTTTATATCATTCCCCTAAAGAAACAAAACTCGGAACAAGACATAACAAGGAGCAAATAA
- the LOC121297774 gene encoding U3 small nucleolar RNA-interacting protein 2-like isoform X2, whose amino-acid sequence MTSRHNEEISSDSEPDSPAVEKKVRVPEDEEIEETAQEKKLRLAKLYLEQLREEEEEKAEQEDFEKDLIAGRLQEDVLEQRGKLQRFVAKDYQPPDIADIRLLRGHQLPVTCLVISPDDKQVFSAAKDCSIIKWEVESGKKLHTIAGGRKGTEDRHVGHTAHILCMAISSDGKYLATGDRNKLIMIWEAVPCKHLYTFTGHRDAVSGLSFRKGTHQLYSASHDRSIKVWNVDENAYVETLFGHQDVITGLDSLSRERCVTTGGRDRTVRVWKIAEESQLVFNGHEGSIDCIQLINEEHMVTGADDGSIAVWSVGKKKPLVTVKQAHGCHGDGGLEQPYWISSVAALQNSDTVASGSNNSKVQLWKCGEGFRNLQPLFSIPLTGFVNSLKFSNSGNFLVAGVGQEHRLGRWWRIKEAKNGLYIIPLKKQNSEQDITRSK is encoded by the exons ATGACTTCCAGACATAATGAAGAGATCTCCAGTGACTCTGAACCTGACAG CCCTGCAGTGGAAAAGAAAGTGAGAGTCCCAGAAGATGAAGAGATTGAGGAGACGGCCCAGGAAAAGAAGTTGCGGTTGGCTAAACTCTACCTTGAACAGTTGAGAGAAGAGG AAGAGGAAAAGGCAGAGCAGGAAGATTTTGAGAAAGATCTAATTGCTGGCAGACTCCAGGAAGATGTG CTGGAACAGAGAGGAAAACTCCAGCGATTTGTTGCCAAAGAC TATCAGCCTCCTGATATTGCCGATATCCGCTTGCTGAGGGGCCACCAACTGCCTGTCACCTGTCTTGTCATCTCGCCTGACGATAAGCAAGTTTTTTCAGCTGCTAAAGACTGCTCAATTATTAAAT GGGAAGTTGAGAGTGGAAAGAAGCTTCACACAATTGCTGGAGGGAGGAAGGGGACAGAGGACAGACATGTTGGGCACACGGCACACATCCTCTGTATGGCAATATCCTCTGATGGCAAATACCTG GCTACAGGTGACAGAAACAAGTTAATAATGATCTGGGAGGCAGTACCTTGTAAACACCTCTACAcgttcacaggtcacagagacgCAGTGTCG GGCTTGTCGTTCAGGAAAGGTACGCACCAATTATACAGTGCCTCACATGACCGCTCTATCAAAGTGTGGAATGTTGATGAAAATGCCTACGTGGAAACACT ATTTGGCCACCAAGACGTGATCACCGGTCTGGACAGTCTGAGCAGAGAGCGCTGCGTGACGACAGGGGGTCGCGATCGGACAGTCAGGGTCTGGAAAATTGCAGAAGAGTCCCAACTAGTTTTTAATGGCCATGA GGGATCTATTGACTGTATCCAATTAATAAATGAAGAGCATATGGTAACTGGAGCAGACGATGG GTCAATTGCTGTGTGGAGTGTTGGCAAGAAGAAACCTCTGGTCACAGTGAAGCAGGCCCATGGTTGCCATGGGGATGGAGGCCTGGAGCAGCCATATTGGATCTCTTCAGTGGCAGCACTTCAGAATAGTGATACTGTAGCTTCAG gTTCCAACAATTCAAAGGTTCAGCTATGGAAATGTGGAGAAGGTTTTCGCAATTTACAACCTCTCTTCAGTATTCCCCTG ACTGGTTTTGTGAACAGCCTAAAATTCTCAAACTCAGGAAATTTTCTTGTAGCTGGGGTCGGGCAAGAGCACAG attAGGCAGATGGTGGAGGATAAAAGAAGCCAAGAATGGACTTTATATCATTCCCCTAAAGAAACAAAACTCGGAACAAGACATAACAAGGAGCAAATAA
- the LOC121298475 gene encoding metabotropic glutamate receptor 3-like, which translates to MKNTRCSTNVSSILQMLVFHILVQIALPTSSYNTGSKREITVEGDLMIGGLFPVHEKGEGTEDCGKINEQRGIQRLEAMLLALDEINKDEKLLPDLKLGAHILDTCSKDTYALEQSLEFVRASMTKVDETEYICPDGSYAIQDFSPCYVNAFPNSNMTSISFFLSLLGQVANLLRLFQIPQISYASTSAKLSDKTRYDYFARTVPPDFYQAKAMAEILRFYNWTYVSTVASEGDYGETGIEAFEQEARARQICIATSAKVGRSMNRKSYETVIKSLQQKPNARVVVLFTRSEDARELLAAAMLMNVSFIWVASDGWGAQESVVRGSELVADRAFTIELASYPIKNFADYFTRLDPYNNTRNPWFREFWEHRFQCSLQDLACGQRSLTDGKFEQESKIMFVVNAIYAMAHALHNMRQALCPNSTKICDAMKPINGKRLYKEFILKTKFDAPFRPADTENIVLFDAFGDSIGRYNIFNFHKVDGKYVYEKVGYWAQALTLNTSHIPWASHTTPTSQCSDPCKKNEVKSMQPGDVCCWLCIPCQPYQFLVDEFTCMDCGFGSWPTENLTSCYNLPEEYIHFEDAWAIGPVAISCLGFICTIFVICVFLKNNDTPVVKASGRELCYILLLGVLMCYSMTFIFIAKPSSVVCTLRRLGLGTSFAVCYSALLTKTNRIARIFNGVKDGAQRPRFISPASQVVICMALISCQLIVVIVWLLVETPGVRKEVAPDKRDVVTLKCNNKDTSMLMSLTYNMILIILCTVYAFKTRKCPENFNEAKFIGFTMYTTCIIWLAFQPIFYVTSSDYRVQTTTMCISVSLSGTVVLGCMFAPKTHIILFQPQKNVASHRVAVNRFSVTGPGSSYSHASASNFVPTVCNGREVVDSTTSSL; encoded by the exons ATGAAGAACACCAGGTGCAGCACAAATGTGTCCAGCATTCTCCAAATGCTGGTATTCCACATCCTTGTGCAAATTGCACTGCCGACATCCAGCTACAACACAGGCAGCAAGCGGGAGATCACTGTGGAAGGGGACTTGATGATCGGAGGACTGTTCCCCGTTCACGAGAAAGGTGAGGGGACGGAGGACTGCGGAAAGATTAACGAGCAACGAGGGATTCAGAGATTAGAGGCCATGCTCCTAGCTTTGGATGAGATCAACAAAGATGAGAAACTTCTGCCAGACCTCAAGCTTGGAGCTCACATCCTTGACACCTGCTCCAAGGACACATATGCCCTGGAACAGTCCCTGGAGTTTGTACGGGCCTCCATGACCAAAGTGGATGAGACAGAGTATATCTGTCCTGACGGATCCTATGCTATCC AGGATTTCTCGCCTTGCTATGTTA ACGCCTTTCCAAATAGTAACATGACCTCCATCTCTTTCTTTCTGTCGTTGTTGGGTCAGGTGGCAAACCTTTTGAGGCTCTTTCAAATCCCCCAGATCAGCTACGCCTCCACCAGTGCCAAGTTGAGCGACAAGACGCGCTATGACTACTTTGCCCGCACTGTGCCGCCGGACTTCTACCAGGCCAAAGCAATGGCAGAGATCTTGCGTTTCTACAACTGGACATATGTGTCCACTGTGGCTTCGGAGGGGGACTATGGCGAAACTGGAATTGAGGCCTTTGAACAGGAGGCCCGGGCACGCCAGATATGCATCGCCACTTCTGCTAAGGTGGGTCGCTCCATGAACCGCAAGAGCTATGAGACGGTCATCAAATCCCTGCAGCAGAAGCCCAACGCCCGGGTGGTTGTCCTTTTCACCCGCAGCGAGGATGCCAGGGAGCTACTAGCAGCTGCCATGCTCATGAATGTATCCTTCATCTGGGTGGCAAGCGACGGCTGGGGGGCGCAGGAGAGTGTGGTGAGGGGTAGCGAGCTAGTGGCGGACAGGGCCTTTACTATCGAGCTGGCTTCGTATCCCATCAAGAATTTTGCTGACTACTTTACCAGGCTAGATCCCTACAACAACACCCGAAATCCCTGGTTCAGGGAGTTCTGGGAGCACCGCTTTCAGTGCAGCCTGCAGGATCTGGCTTGCGGCCAGCGCTCACTCACAGACGGCAAGTTCGAACAGGAGTCCAAGATCATGTTTGTGGTCAACGCCATTTACGCCATGGCTCACGCTCTGCACAACATGCGCCAAGCCCTCTGCCCCAACTCCACTAAGATCTGCGATGCCATGAAACCCATAAATGGGAAGAGGTTATACAAGGAATTCATCCTGAAAACAAAATTTGATG CTCCTTTCCGTCCAGCAGACACTGAAAACATTGTACTCTTTGACGCCTTTGGCGACAGCATCGGCCGCTACAACATCTTCAACTTCCACAAAGTGGATGGCAAGTATGTCTACGAAAAAGTAGGCTACTGGGCACAAGCCCTGACCCTGAACACCAGCCACATTCCCTGGGCCAGCCACACAACCCCCACCTCTCAGTGCAGTGACCCCTGCAAGAAGAATGAAGTGAAAAGCATGCAGCCAGGTGACGTCTGCTGCTGGCTCTGCATCCCTTGCCAACCTTATCAGTTCCTGGTGGATGAGTTTACATGCATGGACTGTGGCTTTGGTAGCTGGCCAACGGAAAACCTCACTAGCTGTTACAACTTACCCGAAGAGTACATTCACTTTGAAGATGCTTGGGCTATTGGCCCTGTGGCTATCTCCTGCCTGGGCTTCATATGCACCATCTTTGTGATCTGTGTCTTCCTGAAAAACAATGACACCCCTGTCGTGAAGGCATCAGGAAGGGAGCTTTGCTATATCCTGCTGTTGGGCGTCCTGATGTGTTACAGCATGACCTTCATCTTCATTGCCAAGCCTTCATCTGTCGTCTGCACCCTCCGTCGTTTAGGCTTGGGCACTTCCTTTGCTGTGTGCTACTCAGCCCTACTTACAAAGACCAACCGGATCGCTAGAATCTTCAATGGCGTCAAAGATGGAGCACAGAGGCCAAGGTTTATCAGCCCCGCCTCCCAGGTGGTTATCTGCATGGCGCTCATCTCCTGCCAGCTCATCGTGGTCATTGTGTGGCTGCTCGTGGAGACACCTGGCGTCCGCAAGGAAGTGGCTCCAGACAAGCGGGACGTGGTGACCCTGAAGTGCAACAACAAGGACACCAGCATGCTCATGTCCCTGACCTACAACATGATCCTCATCATTCTATGCACGGTCTATGCCTTCAAGACCAGGAAGTGCCCTGAAAACTTCAATGAGGCAAAGTTCATTGGCTTCACCATGTACACCACCTGCATCATCTGGCTGGCTTTTCAACCTATTTTCTATGTCACTTCAAGTGATTACAGG GTTCAGACCACTACCATGTGTATCTCGGTCAGTCTGAGTGGTACGGTGGTTTTGGGGTGCATGTTTGCTCCGAAGACGCACATCATCCTGTTTCAGCCCCAGAAGAATGTTGCAAGTCATCGTGTAGCAGTAAACCGATTTAGTGTAACCGGCCCTGGCTCCAGCTATTCTCACG CTTCAGCCTCCAACTTTGTGCCGACAGTCTGCAATGGTCGAGAGGTGGTAGACTCTACAACCTCATCCTTGTGA